A single genomic interval of Saccharospirillum mangrovi harbors:
- a CDS encoding LysR family transcriptional regulator, with protein sequence MRLESSEVRIFHAVARFGGFRAAATDLHLSQSAVSQAIKQLEGKLDQALIVRDRPIRLTRAGRRLYRYIDDQLQREHSLLADLERLAHGRDQQLSVSIDSTTNRFAGADLIAAFAGRWPEARVRLVEQPSRAIVAAVLSGELELGLGPFQTRMDRFECWPLYEEERLLMISPTHPLHRPKMSLADIERIPLVVSSLDEPDQRPYQDKLRDRFRMIWQISSLNVRLDLIDRGLAVGYLSTEMARQLPRIRHFRALREFDFARIERQVGLYHRRDRDPSALARDFIELCRQRLARTE encoded by the coding sequence ATGAGACTGGAAAGCAGCGAAGTGCGCATCTTCCACGCCGTGGCGCGTTTTGGCGGTTTTCGCGCCGCCGCGACCGACTTGCACCTGAGCCAGTCGGCGGTCAGCCAGGCGATCAAACAACTCGAAGGCAAGCTCGATCAGGCGCTGATTGTGCGCGACCGGCCCATTCGTTTAACCCGCGCGGGGCGGCGGCTGTACCGCTACATCGACGATCAGTTGCAGCGTGAGCATTCGCTGCTGGCCGACCTGGAACGGCTGGCGCACGGCCGCGACCAGCAATTGAGCGTCAGCATCGACAGCACCACTAACCGCTTTGCCGGGGCCGATTTAATCGCCGCCTTTGCCGGGCGCTGGCCGGAAGCGCGGGTGCGTTTGGTCGAACAGCCGTCACGCGCCATTGTCGCGGCGGTGTTGAGTGGCGAGTTGGAACTGGGGCTGGGGCCGTTTCAGACGCGCATGGACCGCTTCGAATGCTGGCCGCTGTACGAAGAAGAACGGCTGTTGATGATCAGCCCGACGCACCCGTTGCACCGGCCGAAGATGTCGCTGGCCGACATCGAACGCATTCCGCTGGTGGTGTCGTCGCTCGACGAACCGGACCAGCGGCCGTATCAGGACAAACTGCGCGACCGTTTCCGCATGATCTGGCAGATCAGCAGTCTGAACGTGCGGCTGGACTTGATTGATCGGGGCCTGGCGGTGGGTTATCTCAGTACCGAGATGGCGCGGCAGTTACCGCGCATCCGGCATTTCCGCGCGCTGCGTGAGTTCGATTTTGCCCGCATTGAGCGTCAAGTCGGCTTGTATCACCGGCGTGATCGCGACCCTTCGGCACTGGCGCGCGACTTTATTGAGCTGTGTCGCCAGCGGTTGGCGCGGACGGAGTGA
- a CDS encoding ABC transporter permease — MLKLALRNVLRNRRRTLLTLLSLGGGYALMVLQLSVTEGSYDQMLGTYTRDTTGHVQITATGYVETPRLYDSLALTNADLDELSQQNGVVAVTPRIESSALAYGETQSFPVEVLGIDPQREAALSYLTDKISRGDYFTAAPDADGYFPAMIGVTVARQLKLDVGGELVLVSQGADGSLANDLYRITAIVGSGDSVEARRVYLPLQAAQLFYAMPGKVHRIIVLGSDYRRAPQLATRLNEWTQAHWPAAEVEATSWQVVAADFYRTMQADKSGGQVTMLILVFLVCVGVLNTILMSVMERTGEFGVLKAIGTAPGRLFRLILLEALLLALIACVVAMLIILPINAWFTWVGLEIEPIEFSGLVFTRYVGQMSLFVFAQPALLVIVATLFVALWPAWRAAKLVPVEAMRKL, encoded by the coding sequence ATGCTCAAACTGGCGCTGCGCAATGTGTTGCGCAATCGCCGCCGTACCTTGCTCACGCTGCTCAGCCTTGGCGGTGGTTATGCCTTGATGGTGCTGCAACTGTCGGTCACCGAAGGCAGTTACGACCAGATGCTCGGTACCTACACCCGCGACACCACCGGCCATGTGCAGATTACCGCGACCGGCTACGTCGAAACGCCGCGCCTGTACGACAGCCTGGCGCTGACCAATGCCGACCTTGACGAACTGAGCCAGCAAAACGGCGTCGTCGCAGTAACGCCGCGCATCGAAAGCAGCGCGCTGGCTTACGGCGAAACACAGAGTTTTCCGGTCGAAGTGTTGGGCATTGATCCGCAACGCGAAGCGGCGTTGTCGTATCTGACCGACAAGATTTCACGCGGCGATTATTTCACCGCCGCGCCCGATGCCGATGGTTATTTCCCGGCGATGATCGGCGTTACCGTGGCGCGTCAATTAAAGCTCGATGTCGGCGGCGAACTGGTGTTGGTGTCGCAAGGCGCCGACGGTTCACTGGCGAACGATTTGTATCGCATCACCGCCATTGTCGGTTCCGGTGACAGCGTTGAAGCGCGGCGCGTCTATTTGCCGTTGCAGGCGGCGCAGTTGTTTTACGCCATGCCCGGCAAGGTGCACCGAATTATCGTGTTGGGCAGCGATTATCGCCGCGCGCCGCAACTGGCAACGCGACTGAACGAATGGACGCAAGCGCATTGGCCGGCGGCGGAGGTGGAAGCCACATCCTGGCAAGTGGTGGCGGCCGATTTTTATCGCACCATGCAGGCCGATAAATCGGGCGGCCAGGTGACGATGTTGATTCTGGTGTTTCTGGTGTGCGTGGGCGTGCTGAACACCATCTTGATGTCGGTGATGGAACGCACGGGCGAGTTCGGTGTGTTGAAAGCCATTGGCACTGCGCCGGGCCGATTGTTCCGCTTGATTCTGCTTGAAGCCCTGTTGCTGGCGTTGATCGCCTGCGTCGTCGCGATGCTGATTATTTTGCCGATCAACGCCTGGTTCACCTGGGTTGGATTGGAGATCGAACCGATCGAATTTTCTGGTCTGGTGTTCACTCGTTATGTCGGGCAGATGTCGCTCTTTGTGTTTGCGCAACCGGCGCTGCTGGTGATTGTCGCCACCTTGTTTGTTGCGCTCTGGCCGGCCTGGCGCGCGGCGAAACTGGTGCCGGTGGAGGCGATGCGAAAGTTATGA
- a CDS encoding DMT family transporter, whose product MSAIDAGRLLLLSTLWGVSFLFMRVAAPEFGPVALIFVRMGVAALVLLPILSRRRNRELFVQYAGRLAVLSITNHVVPFSLLAWATLSLEAGFTSLINATTPLFTALIGAALFATPVQRQQYLGLAIAFVGVYVLSANRLDFSAGGDGWAIVAALAATFSYGIAGNFSKAQLAHLPAQVVASGSTLMSALILLIPGVLLWPDSAPSAIAWGNVLALAVFSTALAFFFYFQLLASAGATATSTVTFLVPVSALAWGYLILGEVLSVQVWVGMAITLLGTAITTRLIRLRKPKAPAV is encoded by the coding sequence ATGTCTGCCATTGATGCCGGTCGGCTGTTGTTGCTGTCCACGTTGTGGGGCGTGTCGTTTTTGTTTATGCGCGTGGCGGCGCCGGAGTTTGGTCCGGTTGCGTTGATTTTTGTGCGCATGGGCGTGGCGGCATTGGTGTTGTTGCCGATTTTGAGCCGTCGTCGTAACCGCGAACTCTTTGTGCAATACGCCGGGCGTCTGGCGGTGTTGTCGATCACTAATCATGTGGTTCCGTTCAGTCTGCTGGCCTGGGCGACGCTCAGTCTGGAAGCCGGTTTTACGTCGTTGATCAACGCCACCACACCGCTGTTTACCGCCTTGATTGGTGCCGCCTTGTTCGCCACGCCGGTGCAGCGCCAGCAGTATCTGGGCCTGGCGATTGCCTTTGTCGGGGTGTACGTGCTGTCGGCGAATCGGCTCGATTTCTCGGCCGGCGGCGATGGCTGGGCCATTGTCGCGGCTTTGGCTGCGACTTTCAGTTACGGCATCGCCGGGAATTTCTCCAAGGCGCAATTGGCGCATCTGCCGGCGCAGGTGGTTGCCAGCGGTTCGACCTTGATGTCGGCGTTGATTCTGTTGATTCCGGGCGTCTTGCTGTGGCCGGACAGCGCGCCATCGGCAATCGCCTGGGGCAATGTGCTGGCGTTGGCGGTGTTCAGCACTGCGCTCGCGTTCTTCTTTTATTTCCAGTTGCTCGCCAGTGCTGGCGCGACGGCAACCTCTACCGTGACCTTTTTAGTGCCGGTCAGTGCGTTGGCCTGGGGCTATTTGATTCTCGGAGAAGTGCTGAGCGTGCAGGTTTGGGTGGGCATGGCGATTACGCTGTTGGGTACGGCCATTACCACGCGTTTGATTCGCTTGCGCAAACCGAAAGCGCCGGCCGTTTAA
- a CDS encoding YbjN domain-containing protein produces the protein MNSLTRDTLEDWLADHGIRCYLCQDCDGLHLSDTEENLGVLESRLLLEEGLVIISTELSVRPSAVLPLHGSMQLINFDNPLVKVGLSLYDDDVPRLVISGALPTTGLEASYFIQYLEQILSATRVVLEHATQMDVLLLDDLDLDAPDGDALH, from the coding sequence ATGAACTCTCTGACTCGCGACACCCTTGAAGACTGGCTGGCCGATCACGGCATCCGTTGTTACCTGTGTCAGGACTGCGATGGCCTCCATTTGAGCGACACCGAAGAAAACCTGGGCGTATTGGAATCTCGGCTATTGTTGGAAGAAGGGCTGGTGATCATCTCCACCGAATTGTCGGTGCGCCCGTCGGCGGTGTTGCCGCTGCACGGCTCGATGCAGTTGATCAATTTCGACAACCCCCTGGTTAAAGTTGGCCTGAGTCTGTACGACGACGATGTGCCGCGCCTGGTCATCAGTGGCGCCTTGCCGACCACGGGACTGGAAGCCAGCTATTTCATTCAATACCTGGAGCAGATTCTCAGCGCCACTCGAGTGGTACTGGAACACGCCACGCAAATGGATGTGTTGCTGCTCGACGATCTCGATCTGGACGCGCCCGACGGCGACGCCTTGCATTAA
- the hisI gene encoding phosphoribosyl-AMP cyclohydrolase, translating to MFKQWEAAPAGTELSLTEVLDQIQFNEAGLVPAIAQQHDSGEVLMLAWMNRDSIIETLQTGQVCYWSRSRQTYWRKGESSGHRQRLCEMRLDCDGDAVLLLVDQQGPACHTDRRDCFYVSLSANGARILTDPASGR from the coding sequence ATGTTTAAACAGTGGGAAGCCGCACCGGCCGGTACCGAATTGTCGCTGACCGAGGTGCTGGATCAGATTCAATTCAACGAGGCGGGCTTAGTGCCAGCCATCGCCCAGCAGCACGACAGCGGCGAAGTGCTGATGCTGGCCTGGATGAACCGCGATTCCATTATCGAGACCCTGCAAACCGGCCAGGTCTGTTACTGGTCGCGCTCACGCCAGACCTATTGGCGCAAGGGCGAATCGTCCGGGCATCGGCAGCGGCTGTGTGAAATGCGGTTGGATTGCGACGGTGATGCGGTGCTGTTGCTGGTCGATCAGCAAGGCCCGGCGTGCCATACCGACCGCCGCGATTGTTTTTATGTGTCCTTGAGTGCCAACGGCGCTCGCATCCTCACCGACCCCGCTTCGGGTCGCTGA
- a CDS encoding PA0069 family radical SAM protein, producing MPPILPPKTRATGTQPANRFHALRLESASDDWPLDPDDDLNPDSLATQVDDEKVRTIISTNQSPDIPFDQSINPYRGCEHGCIYCFARPTHAYWDFSPGLDFETRLIAKVGAADRLREALDKPRYHCKPIALGMNTDAYQPLEKQRRITRELLEVLRDYRHPLSLITKGGLILRDLDLLAELAADGLCHVNVSLTTLDNDLKRRLEPRAASPATRLKVIRELTAAGVPTGVLVAPVIPFINDAELEALVDAAADAGAIQARWILLRLPLEIAGLFEDWLQRHFPDRAEHVMARIRDLRGGKVYDSQFGRRMRGQGVYADLISQRFKRACRQRGLNEKSWPPLRTDLFRRWGGGQLDLL from the coding sequence ATGCCGCCCATTTTACCGCCCAAAACCCGCGCAACCGGCACCCAGCCGGCCAACCGTTTTCACGCCCTGCGCTTGGAAAGCGCCAGCGATGACTGGCCGCTGGACCCCGATGACGATCTGAACCCGGACAGCCTGGCGACTCAGGTCGATGACGAAAAAGTCCGCACCATCATCAGCACGAATCAGTCGCCGGACATTCCGTTCGATCAGTCGATCAACCCCTATCGCGGTTGCGAACACGGCTGCATTTATTGCTTCGCCCGACCGACACACGCCTACTGGGATTTCTCACCGGGGCTGGATTTCGAAACCCGGCTGATCGCCAAAGTCGGCGCCGCCGACCGGCTGCGCGAAGCGCTCGATAAACCCCGTTACCACTGCAAACCCATAGCCCTGGGCATGAACACCGACGCCTATCAGCCGCTGGAAAAACAGCGCCGCATCACCCGCGAACTGCTGGAAGTGCTGCGCGATTACCGCCATCCGTTATCGCTGATCACCAAAGGCGGGCTGATTCTGCGCGATCTGGACTTGTTGGCTGAGTTGGCGGCCGACGGCCTGTGCCACGTCAATGTGTCGCTGACGACACTCGATAACGATTTAAAACGCCGCCTGGAACCACGCGCGGCCTCGCCGGCGACACGGTTGAAAGTGATCCGGGAACTGACGGCGGCGGGCGTGCCGACCGGCGTATTGGTCGCGCCGGTTATTCCGTTTATCAACGACGCCGAACTGGAAGCGCTGGTGGACGCCGCTGCCGATGCCGGCGCGATTCAGGCCCGCTGGATTCTGCTGCGCTTACCGCTGGAAATTGCCGGTTTGTTCGAGGATTGGCTGCAACGGCATTTCCCCGATCGCGCTGAACACGTGATGGCGCGCATTCGCGATTTGCGCGGGGGGAAAGTCTACGACAGTCAGTTTGGCCGGCGCATGCGCGGCCAGGGCGTGTACGCCGACTTGATCAGCCAACGCTTCAAACGCGCCTGTCGGCAACGGGGATTAAACGAAAAAAGCTGGCCGCCGCTGCGCACCGATTTGTTTCGGCGCTGGGGCGGTGGCCAGTTGGATTTGCTTTAG
- a CDS encoding ABC transporter permease has product MTTFITTFITTWKLALRNLARNRRRTALTAMIISLSLAALVLTDGVIAAMGDTLVRSATRLYGGDAQVHQRGYLDARDEALTLQQPDEILQQLDQQTLVEAATPRALALGMVSSSANNRAVQVTGINAAREARVSKLESVIVAGQYLNDDGDETQILIGERLADLLEVELGDRLVLSLHNQRDQTAEQQLFRVSGVFRFDAREFDENSVFILLPRAQQMLGIGNSVHEVAFNLTEASLAGQADLPLFAQLSNDDRVAEGWPQLMPQLSGMLAMTNVSTIIVGVILFVLSALGVINGLFMSIYERTWEFGVLLAIGTRRRKLFALILAEGLLLGIGAIIVGLVLGVVITLWVAHVGIDYGGMEVAGVALNEMIRPGITASHLITLPLWVLALTLVACLYPAAHAARIVPATALHKSL; this is encoded by the coding sequence ATGACGACCTTTATCACAACCTTTATTACGACCTGGAAACTCGCCCTGCGAAACTTAGCGCGCAACCGCCGCCGCACGGCGCTGACGGCGATGATCATCAGCCTCAGTCTGGCGGCGCTGGTATTGACCGATGGCGTGATTGCGGCGATGGGCGACACCCTGGTGCGCTCGGCCACGCGTCTGTACGGCGGCGATGCGCAAGTGCATCAACGCGGTTATCTCGACGCCCGCGATGAAGCGCTGACGCTGCAACAGCCGGACGAAATACTGCAACAACTCGATCAGCAAACGCTGGTGGAAGCCGCGACGCCGCGCGCGCTGGCGCTCGGTATGGTGTCGAGTTCGGCTAACAACCGGGCGGTGCAGGTAACCGGCATTAACGCCGCACGCGAAGCGCGGGTATCGAAACTCGAAAGCGTGATTGTTGCGGGCCAGTATTTGAACGACGACGGCGACGAAACGCAGATATTAATCGGCGAACGCCTGGCCGATTTATTGGAAGTGGAACTGGGCGACCGGCTGGTGTTGTCGTTGCACAATCAACGCGACCAGACCGCCGAACAACAACTGTTTCGCGTGTCCGGCGTGTTCCGTTTCGACGCCCGCGAATTCGATGAAAATTCCGTCTTTATTTTATTACCGCGCGCGCAACAGATGTTGGGCATCGGCAACAGTGTGCACGAGGTCGCGTTTAATCTGACCGAAGCCTCGCTGGCCGGTCAGGCCGATTTACCGCTCTTTGCGCAATTGAGCAACGACGACCGCGTTGCCGAAGGCTGGCCGCAATTGATGCCGCAATTATCCGGCATGTTGGCGATGACCAATGTCTCGACAATTATTGTCGGCGTCATTTTATTTGTGTTGTCGGCTCTGGGTGTGATCAACGGTTTATTCATGTCGATTTATGAACGCACTTGGGAGTTCGGCGTGTTGCTCGCCATCGGCACGCGACGGCGAAAATTATTCGCGCTGATTCTGGCCGAAGGTCTGTTACTGGGGATTGGCGCCATTATTGTCGGCTTGGTGTTGGGCGTGGTGATTACGCTGTGGGTGGCGCACGTCGGCATCGATTACGGCGGTATGGAAGTGGCCGGTGTGGCGCTGAACGAAATGATTCGGCCGGGCATCACCGCCAGCCATTTAATTACCTTACCCCTGTGGGTGTTGGCGTTGACGCTGGTGGCGTGTTTGTACCCGGCGGCACACGCGGCGCGCATCGTGCCGGCGACGGCTTTGCACAAAAGTTTATAA
- a CDS encoding citrate/2-methylcitrate synthase, translating to MSSEINAGLEGVIVGQTVLSNVEGDIGRLTYRGEPIEELVKRDFPAVVVWLMGGEWISADACRELDLWLAGEAELGAIENRVLEQLSRDTHPMTVLQALMPLYSDAPHHSAPSWLNPDWVPGLVLGARLNATVRVWHNLGTQGTVFALPDGLGFLEKLLYGINRNAPSAEALQALNTTQILQLDHSYNAGTFAGRVVASTQARLAASLAGSLGALSGPLHGGADEAAVMMALEIGSADKADAWVRDAMSKKIKIMGMGHREYKALDPRAAILKPMARKFCAGTEWEGLMETLVEVEDSCQAVFADKGKEIYANLEFYKGAVYLALGIPERYFTALFAASRVFGWVSHYQEFNQDPRLIRPRAEYVGR from the coding sequence ATGAGCAGCGAGATCAATGCCGGTTTGGAAGGCGTCATCGTCGGTCAGACGGTGCTGTCGAACGTCGAAGGTGACATCGGTCGTCTGACCTATCGTGGCGAACCGATTGAAGAACTGGTGAAACGCGATTTCCCCGCCGTCGTCGTCTGGTTGATGGGCGGCGAATGGATCAGCGCGGACGCCTGCCGCGAGCTGGATTTGTGGCTCGCCGGCGAAGCCGAACTGGGCGCTATTGAAAACCGCGTACTGGAACAACTGTCGCGCGACACACACCCGATGACCGTGCTGCAAGCGCTGATGCCGCTGTACAGCGATGCGCCGCATCACAGCGCGCCAAGCTGGCTGAACCCGGACTGGGTGCCGGGCCTGGTATTGGGCGCACGACTCAACGCCACCGTTCGCGTCTGGCACAACCTGGGCACTCAAGGCACGGTGTTTGCGCTGCCCGACGGCCTCGGCTTTTTGGAAAAACTGCTTTACGGCATCAACCGCAACGCGCCGTCAGCCGAAGCGCTGCAAGCCTTGAACACCACCCAGATTCTGCAACTCGATCACAGCTACAACGCCGGCACCTTTGCCGGTCGCGTGGTCGCCAGCACTCAGGCGCGTCTGGCGGCAAGCCTGGCCGGCAGCCTGGGCGCCTTATCTGGCCCGTTGCACGGCGGTGCCGACGAAGCGGCGGTGATGATGGCGCTGGAAATCGGCTCGGCCGACAAAGCCGATGCCTGGGTGCGCGACGCCATGAGCAAGAAGATCAAGATCATGGGCATGGGCCATCGCGAGTACAAAGCGCTCGACCCGCGCGCCGCCATCTTAAAACCCATGGCGCGCAAGTTCTGCGCGGGCACCGAATGGGAAGGTTTGATGGAAACGCTGGTGGAGGTTGAAGACAGCTGTCAGGCGGTGTTCGCCGACAAAGGCAAGGAAATCTACGCCAATCTGGAATTCTACAAAGGCGCGGTCTATCTGGCGTTGGGCATTCCGGAGCGTTATTTCACGGCGCTGTTTGCTGCCAGCCGCGTATTCGGCTGGGTGTCGCACTACCAGGAATTCAATCAGGACCCGCGTCTGATTCGTCCGCGCGCCGAATACGTCGGCCGCTAA
- a CDS encoding aromatic amino acid transaminase — protein sequence MFSSLPAPKADPILSLGVIFKEDPRPNKIDLGIGVYRNSDGVTPIMSAVRKAMLTQAETQPTKAYIGLAGNETFNQAMTDLLLGGTASYDRASAIQTPGASGALRMLADLIASTKPNTTVWISRPSYVNHQPIMTAAGLAVREYPFFDAETKRVDEAAMLAQIAELGQDDVLLLHGCCHNPTGGDISIEAWQQIADLAVRNGFLPFVDIAYQGFGDGLMEDAAGLRLLADAVPQLLISTSCSKNFGLYRERTGAAIIIADSLEATMKARGRALELARGTYSMPPDHGADIVANILGNEALKAEWLAELAAMNQRINRLRTQLTQTFREQSDSDRFDYFSEHRGMFSVTGLSNDQIAALRDEHGLYIVGGGRVNVAGMKERDIPTVVKAFLAVGA from the coding sequence ATGTTCAGTTCGCTGCCCGCCCCCAAAGCCGATCCCATTTTGTCGTTGGGCGTTATTTTCAAAGAAGACCCCCGTCCCAACAAAATTGACCTGGGCATTGGTGTTTATCGCAACAGTGACGGCGTGACACCCATTATGAGCGCGGTGCGCAAAGCCATGCTGACGCAGGCGGAAACCCAGCCGACCAAGGCATACATTGGCCTGGCTGGTAACGAAACCTTCAACCAGGCGATGACCGATCTGTTGCTCGGCGGCACCGCCAGTTACGACCGCGCCAGCGCCATCCAGACACCTGGTGCCAGTGGCGCGCTGCGCATGCTGGCCGATCTGATCGCCAGCACCAAACCCAACACCACCGTCTGGATCAGCCGACCGAGCTACGTGAACCACCAGCCAATCATGACCGCTGCCGGTCTGGCGGTGCGCGAATATCCGTTTTTCGATGCCGAAACCAAACGCGTCGACGAAGCCGCCATGCTGGCGCAGATCGCCGAACTCGGCCAGGACGACGTACTGTTGCTGCACGGCTGCTGCCACAACCCGACCGGCGGCGACATCAGTATTGAAGCCTGGCAGCAAATCGCTGACCTCGCTGTGCGCAACGGCTTCCTGCCGTTCGTCGACATCGCTTACCAGGGCTTCGGTGATGGCTTGATGGAAGACGCGGCTGGCCTGCGCCTGCTGGCCGACGCGGTGCCGCAGTTACTGATTTCCACCTCCTGCTCAAAGAATTTCGGCCTGTACCGCGAACGCACCGGCGCTGCCATCATCATCGCCGACAGCTTAGAAGCCACGATGAAAGCACGCGGTCGCGCGCTGGAACTGGCACGCGGCACCTACTCCATGCCGCCGGACCACGGCGCGGACATCGTCGCCAACATTCTCGGCAACGAAGCGCTGAAAGCCGAGTGGCTGGCCGAGCTGGCGGCGATGAACCAACGCATCAACCGCTTGCGTACACAGCTGACGCAAACCTTCCGCGAACAGAGCGACAGCGACCGTTTCGACTACTTCAGCGAACACCGCGGCATGTTTTCGGTAACGGGTTTGAGCAACGATCAGATTGCTGCCCTGCGTGACGAACACGGCCTGTACATCGTCGGCGGTGGCCGGGTGAATGTGGCGGGTATGAAAGAACGTGATATTCCGACGGTGGTTAAAGCCTTCCTGGCTGTTGGTGCTTAG
- a CDS encoding ABC transporter ATP-binding protein, which produces MTVVIETVGLSRHYGSGDTLVKALDAVDLRIEAGEFTAIVGPSGSGKSTLLQLLGGLDRPSAGDVHLAGQPISSYSGRQLSDFRRDHIGFIFQAYNLIPVLSAAENCEYIMLLQGVKTDERRQRVAAMLEQVGLAGREDRRPAQLSGGQQQRVAVARAMVSQPDIILADEPTANLDSQTGMDLLDMMVDLNRNQGMTFVFSTHDPKIMERARRLIYLRDGVVEREERRD; this is translated from the coding sequence ATGACGGTAGTGATCGAAACGGTCGGTTTGAGTCGGCATTACGGCAGCGGCGATACTCTGGTGAAAGCGCTGGACGCGGTGGATTTGCGCATCGAGGCGGGCGAATTTACCGCCATTGTCGGGCCGTCTGGTTCGGGTAAATCGACCTTGCTGCAATTGCTCGGCGGTCTCGACCGACCCAGTGCCGGCGACGTGCATTTGGCGGGCCAGCCGATTTCCAGTTACAGCGGTCGGCAATTGTCGGATTTTCGCCGCGACCACATCGGTTTTATTTTCCAGGCCTACAACTTGATTCCGGTGTTGAGCGCAGCGGAAAACTGCGAATACATCATGCTGCTGCAAGGCGTGAAAACCGATGAACGTCGGCAACGCGTGGCGGCCATGTTGGAGCAGGTCGGGCTGGCCGGACGCGAAGACCGCCGCCCGGCGCAACTCTCCGGCGGGCAACAACAGCGAGTCGCCGTGGCGCGCGCCATGGTCAGTCAGCCGGACATTATTCTGGCTGACGAGCCGACTGCGAATCTGGATTCGCAAACCGGCATGGACTTGCTCGACATGATGGTCGATCTGAACCGCAACCAGGGCATGACCTTTGTGTTTTCCACGCACGATCCGAAAATTATGGAGCGTGCGCGGCGGCTGATTTATCTGCGTGACGGCGTTGTTGAACGGGAGGAACGGCGTGATTAA
- a CDS encoding CorA family divalent cation transporter translates to MFAAHPFIIDHWDFNLTPPQRDTELPTALSGRWVHCQRDQPALIPWLESLGIQNGVQQALLAEDTRPRFETVGDGFLLILRGVNLNPGAEPDDMLSLRMFWHADGLVTLRKHSFKAVASVRERLAAGDGPTNLGNLLVTLVAALNSRIDEVLDAQEEELVVLEDESSGPNPQEHLAKLTQLHRRLLRLHRFIRPQVGALNEFVSEAENWLAHKDRLGLSNQRDGTQRILENIEMLLQQVQLIRDELQQNLAERMNRNTYWLSVTAGVFLPLSFLTGLFGINVGGMPGVHSNIAFWFVCGALSTIAVVEFLLLRRLRFW, encoded by the coding sequence ATGTTCGCGGCGCATCCGTTCATCATCGATCATTGGGATTTCAACCTCACACCGCCGCAGCGTGACACCGAACTGCCTACCGCTTTGAGCGGGCGCTGGGTACACTGCCAGCGCGACCAGCCGGCGCTGATTCCCTGGCTTGAAAGTCTCGGCATTCAGAACGGTGTGCAGCAGGCCTTGCTCGCCGAAGACACCCGGCCGCGATTCGAAACCGTTGGCGATGGCTTTTTGCTGATTCTGCGTGGCGTCAACCTCAACCCCGGTGCCGAACCCGACGACATGCTGTCGCTGCGTATGTTCTGGCACGCCGACGGCTTGGTCACGTTGCGCAAGCATTCGTTCAAAGCGGTGGCGTCGGTACGCGAGCGCCTGGCCGCCGGCGACGGCCCGACGAATCTGGGCAATTTACTGGTCACACTGGTGGCGGCGTTGAACAGCCGCATCGACGAAGTGCTCGACGCCCAGGAAGAAGAACTGGTGGTGCTGGAAGACGAAAGTTCCGGCCCGAACCCGCAGGAGCATCTGGCGAAACTGACGCAGTTGCATCGGCGTTTATTGCGCCTGCATCGTTTTATTCGGCCACAGGTTGGCGCGTTGAATGAATTCGTCAGCGAAGCCGAAAACTGGCTGGCCCACAAAGACCGCTTGGGTTTGTCGAACCAGCGCGACGGCACGCAACGCATTCTGGAAAACATCGAAATGCTGCTGCAACAGGTGCAATTAATTCGCGATGAATTGCAGCAGAATCTGGCCGAGCGAATGAACCGGAATACCTATTGGTTGTCGGTTACCGCCGGGGTGTTTTTGCCGCTGAGTTTCCTCACCGGTTTGTTCGGCATTAACGTCGGCGGTATGCCGGGCGTGCATTCCAACATCGCCTTCTGGTTTGTGTGCGGCGCACTCAGTACCATCGCCGTGGTGGAGTTTTTGCTGCTACGCCGCTTGCGGTTCTGGTAA